One Candidatus Nitrotoga arctica genomic window, AGCGTGTTGCAAAAGTTAAACAGCGGCTGGGACTTAACCCAACTTTTCCGGTTATTGTTGTCGGCGGTACTAACGGCAAAGGTTCAGTGTGCGCAATGCTTGAAAGCATGCTGCACGCGGCAGGTTATCGTGTTGGTTGCTACACTTCGCCTCACTTGCTGGATTACAACGAACGCGTCCGTATCGGCCAGCGGCAGGCCAGTGATGCGGTGCTGTGTGCAGCATTCGAGCGAGTAGAGCAGGCGCGTGCGGTTCCACCTTTGCAAAACATGGATGCCAGCTTGCAGGGCAATGATGAATTATCAGAAATTTCGTTAACCTATTTCGAGTTTGGCACGCTGGCTGCGATGCAATGTTTTATCGATCAAGCGGTAGAGGTGGCGATACTGGAAGTGGGTCTGGGTGGACGGCTGGATGCGGTTAATGTGTTCGACCATGATTGTGCGGTGGTTACCAGCATAGATTTGGATCATATGGAGTATCTTGGTGATACGCGTGAACATATTGCATATGAGAAGGCGGGAATTTTTCGTGTTGGGAAAGTGGCGGTGTTTGGCGATATGGATGTGCCTATTACGATCCGTGCGCAGGCACAGCATGTCGGCGCGCAGCTTTGGTGTCTGGGTGAGCAATTTAGTTTCACGGCAGGTGCGCAACAGTGGAATTATCATGGTGTGAGTGGTACTCGCAGCGCCTTGCCCTATCCTGCTTTGCGTGGAGCATTTCAATTGCACAATGCCAGCGCCGCATTGGCGGCGCTGGATGCGCTTAAGAATAAATTGCCGGTGAGTATGGCGGCGGTACGGCGAGGCTTGGTCGAGGTAGTGTTGCCAGGTCGTTTTCAGGTTGTACCCGGCAGGCCGATGCTGATTTTGGATGTGGCGCACAATCCCCAGGCGGCGCGCTCTCTGGCGCGAAATTTGGCCGACTTGCCGCCTTGCCACAAGACTTTCGCAGTGTTCGCCATGCTTAAGGACAAGGATATGGCCAGTGTTGCGCGTGCGCTCAAGGGGCAAGTGGATGTCTGGTTAGTGGCTGGCATAGCCGCGTCACGCGGTGCAACGGCCGCAGAATTATCCAGAGTGCTATATGCCGAGAGAGTAAAAAGTGCAGTGTTGACGTTTGTCACAGTAACAGATGCGCTACAGCATGCCTGTAATGAGGCTGTCGAAAATGATAGAATTATAGCATTCGGTTCATTCTATACAGTAGCGGAAGTGATGCGTGCGCAGTCTGCGCTACGCTTTGATTTGCGCGGAGATACATAATGGCAAAGCAACTGATGGATGATGAAGTCAGTCTGAAGCGTCGAGCAAGACGTCGGTTGATTGGCGCAGTGGCACTTGTCATCGTAATTGTGGTGCTACTGCCCATGGTGTTGGATAGCGAACCCAAGTTAGGGGGCCAGGATATTGAGTTGCGCATTCCGGACAAAGATAAGGTGGGTGAGTTCATGCCCAAGATGGGCATGCCGTCAGCGCCTGTCTCCGTTCTTGCGGTTTCTTCACCGGTTGCTGTTCCTGTTTCAGCTGTGCCCAGCCTACCTGTCATTAAAGAACAGGTAGTCGCGGCATCGCAAACGATTGAAAGTAAGCTTGCTCCAGTCAAGTCTGAAGTTAAGTCTGTTGGGGAGATTCACATAGAGAACAGGAAAATCACGCCACACTCTGGTTTTGTGGTGCAGGTTGGCGCATTTGCAAATGCCGACACCGCGCACCAATGGCAGAAAAAATTGAATGAACAAAATATCAAAGTTTATACCGAGAAGGTAGGTAACAAAATCCGCGTACGCGCCGGTCCTTATGCCACGCGTGAAGCTGCAGACAATATCTACAAAAAGCTGGAGGCGCAAGGGCTGAAACCGACGGTAAGTCCAGCGTATTAGGCATGACGTGGTTTGATTATACTGTCATTATAATTGCCGTATGGTCGGTGTTGCTGGGATGGTGGCGCGGCTTTGTGTATGAGGTGTTGTCGCTACTCGGTTGGGTGGCAGCTTACGCGGTGGCACGTTGGCAGGCAGTAAATTTGGCAGCGTTAATGCCGGCAGAGCTTGGGATAGATGCGATTAAGGTCACGGTTGCTTTTATCTTGCTGTTTGTGGCGACCTTGATCGTGAGTGGTATCGTGATATGGTTGTTATCGAAATTAATTAAGTTCACCGGCCTCGGTTGGATAGACGGCCTATTCGGCAGTCTATTTGGCATGCTACGTGGCATGCTATTAGTGCTGATGTTGGTTCTGCTAGCGGGGTTGACTGATTTGCCGAAAAAGCCGTTTTGGCGCGAGGCGAAGTTAAGTAAGCCATTAGAAAGTATGGCTCTAGCTAGCTTGGTCTGGTTGCCAGATAGCGTGGCGCGCCGTGTGCATTTTGGATTGAGAAAATGAATATTGGGGTTAAAACATGTGTGGCATTCTAGGCGTTGTCGCGCAAACATCGGCCAATCAAGTTCTATATGATGGCTTGTTAGTGTTGCAGCATCGCGGGCAGGATGCCGCCGGTATTGCCACTATTGAAGGAAATACCTTTCACTTGCACAAGGGTAATGGCCTGGTACGCGATGTGTTTCGAACGCGTAACATGCGAGCGTTGCGCGGCAATGCGGGCATAGCTCATGTGCGCTATCCTACTGCGGGTTCCGCCCTCGATCACAATGAAGCACAGCCATTTTATGTCAATTCGCCATTCGGCATTGTGCTTGGACATAACGGCAATTTGACCAATACCGAGCAATTGCAGCAAGAATTGTTTCTGGAAGACAGGCGTCATGTCAACACCAATTCTGATTCGGAAGTGCTGCTCAATGTGCTTGCGCATGAGTTACAAGCCAATTCCACAATGCGCTATCGTCTTGATATTAAAAATATCTTTGACGCCGTATCCGGGGTACATCGTCGCTGCCGCGGTGCTTATGCTGTGGTGGCAATGATTGCGGGTTATGGCCTGCTGGCGTTCCGCGATGTTTATGGCATCCGGCCACTGGTATTGGGTAGCCATCAAACTGAAAATGGCACGGAATATTTGATTGCTTCGGAAAGCGTGGCATTGGATACGCTAGGCTTTAAGTTTCTCCGCGATATTGCACCAGGTGAAGCGGTATTTGTTGACTTTGATGGAAACTTTCACAGTCAGCAATGTGCAGAAAATCCAACACTTAATCCATGCATTTTTGAGTATGTTTATCTGGCGCGTCCGGATTCGGTGATCAATGGGATTTCGGTATATGAGACACGCTTGAATATGGGTGAAAACCTGGCCGACAAAATTACCCGCGAATGGCAGCAACACGATATTGATGTCGTTATTCCCATTCCTGATTCCAGCCGTCCTAGTGCCTTGCAATTGGCTAATCGTTTGGGTATCTCATTTCGTGAAGGTTTCGTGAAAAATCGTTATATTGGGCGTACATTCATCATGCCGGGACAGGCAATGCGGAAAAAATCGGTGCGCCAGAAACTAAATGCAATTAGCGTGGAATTTAAGGGTAAAAATGTCCTGTTGGTAGATGATTCCATCGTACGGGGTACCACGAGCCGTGAAATTGTTCAAATGGCGCGTGATGCCGGAGCGCGCAAGGTGTATTTCGCCTCCGCCGCCCCACCGGTACGTTTCCCTAATGTGTATGGCATAGACATGCCGAGTCGCAAAGAGCTGATTGCCACCGGTCGCAGTGATGAAGAAATTTGCCGTGAAATCGGTGCAGACAGATTGATTTATCAGGATCTTGATGATCTCAAAGCGGCAGTGCGCAAGACGAATCAGGATATTCAGTACTTCGATGCTTCATGTTTTGATGGTGATTACATCACTGGAGATGTCACATCAGAGTATCTCGATGAAATTGAAGCGGCGCGTGAAAATGGCAAGGTAAATACGGACGATGATGTCAGCCAGCTTGATCTTGATTTAGTCGCTAACCCGTAAGCAGAATTGCTGTTCAGAGGTTGAGTTATCAGTTTTTCGAACGACCAATCTGATTGAACTCAAAGTGCCAGAAAGAACATGTTATAAAAATAACAATTTTCCTTGATACTGAAACCGAGGATTGGGTAGTGTCTCAGTTTGAAATTCAACTAAGTTGAACTTGTTTTTATCAATGCTATCATACAGGCATGAATAAAAGACCTAAAAACTTAGACATGAATCAGCTTGCCAAACGCATTGTGGATGAAGCTGTAGGTGATGAGCCTGTAACCCCACCGCCACCAGAAACGAATCAAACCGCCGCAGATAAGAGACGGCTTGATGGGTTGAAAGGTGGCGTTGCTCGCGCGGAAAAATTAACTGCGGAACAACGCAGTGAAATAGCTAAATTGGCTGCCAGCGTTAGGTGGCATAAGGTAGATTAAGCAGCCTTATCAAAAGGCATTTGTAATTCTTCAACGTCGACCGTAAAGTCCAAAACAACCTGTATTGGCTCAGGAGATTTCCTTTTATCGTTATATACATCAGCATCAGTTTTTAGCTGGTAGCAGTCTCCAACTATTTGCGAGCGTCTTTGTGCTATAGATTTCTGAAAATGAGAATGTGGTGCATTAACATCATCCATATCCGCCCACAATGACAGTGTCTTATTGCCTTGTTTCTTTATAACCGCATGTTTTGCCCTATATCTTCTTCCATATTGATCGGTTCTATATTCTTCTCGGAAGAGCTGAGCAATATCTTTAGCAATTAAATCAATAATTGTTTTTGTGCTTGGTTTGTGCAAGCCATTTTGATAAGCCCAAGCCGCTAAATTATGCGGGTCAATCAAGGGGCTGTCATCAACCTCCATTTTATAGCGGTCTATGTATTCCTTTACTGCGTTTGAATATGCTGACATATGAATTTTCCTTAGTTATTTTCCACGAAGCCCCAGCCATCGGTTAGCGCGCCAATAGTTGCATGGTTGCGAATTTTTACCTGATAGCCTTTACCTCTTAGATAATCATGCCTGTCCAATCTTTTTTGAAGCTGACCAACAACAATCCCCATATGAATGCCAAGACGTTGAGCAAACATCTTGACTTTATGCTCACTAAAAAGAGGAAATACTCGAGCATAAAAATTTTCCAGTTCTTTTTTGGGGACACAAAAATCATCACCTGCTAAGTTTGCAATGTTTTCCTCCTCCACTATTACATCTAAGTTTTGTTCCTCTGAGTCCGAATCTAAAATGTAACCCACTTCCTTGCCGTGCCCCTGTAAAACATGTTCAATTTCATGGCGCAATACGAACCAAAAAATATCAATTCTATCTAGACGCAAAGACAAGGCTATTACTGGCTGACCATTGTCCAACCAAAAACATGCGCCATCAATTTTCGAGCCGGGAAAAGGTTCAACAATGACATATTTAACCCCGCACTCCGTCAAAATTTTTGAAACATGCCTTGTTTCTTCGGGCGCTGCAAGTAGTGCGCTTAATTTTGGGATTGAATTGCTTAGTGCAATTGCATCGTATTTTTTCGTCACTTGTGACGAGGCCAACATCTTGGCGCGATAAAGCCATGCAAGCTGTTTTGGAGTAATGCCATCATGTGCATTTGTTTTTTTAGCGGAATGCGAAAATACTGGAGATGTCTCCAAGTCAGAAATATTAAAAAACTTCTTAAATTGCTGCTCTAATATTTCAATGTTATCAGCCGCCTCAACCCAGCCTCTTTTTATCATTTCTCTTACAGGAAATTTTTCATATAGTTTTGCTTTACGGGATATTGTATTGACTGCCTTATCTCTTACCTTGAATAACTGATATTGGCTTTCAAGATTCATCCAAACTTCGGGGCCAGTACCCAAAGCGTCGCCTAGCTGAATAGCTGTATCAGGTGTGATTTGCTTCTTACCGGTAATAATGCCGCTAACTAAAGTCGTGGGACGTCCGATAATTTCAGAAAATTCTATCTGAGACCATTCTCTCGCTTCCAGTTCTGCCGCCAAAAATTCACCAGGTGAAAATATCTCTGCTGCTTTGTTCATTTCTATCTCCTCGTATCAGTGGTAGTCACTTATTGATATAACAACTACCCACTTACTTGAACCTTCCTTTCTTAATTTAAGTATCAAGCGCCATTTTTTATTCAATCGCATTGAATGCAATCCATCCAAAGTGCCTTTAAGCTTTTCATAGTGCAATGACTTCATATTGTAGAAGGCTCTCTCATCTTGAGCCGCCCTTATATATTGAATCAACATCCTAAAAGATTTAACTATAGATCGCTCAAAGCCTGCATCGTAGGATAGGTCTTCTTCCAGTTTCTTTAGCGAGTCTTCTTCAAAAATTATTTCCATATGGGCAGTATATCAATGCTTGGTTATCTGGTATATATATATTTACACTATGTGTAAATATAGTATACAAATGCTTAGTATGTATATATAATTCAGTTTCAATATTGACAGCAAAGAACAACATGAATGCCCTAACAATAGAAAAACGCACACAAATAATAAATCTGTTGGTTGAAGGCAATTCTATGCGCGCTACCTCTCGCATTGCGGACTGTTCAATAAATACCGTTACCAAATTACTTATAGATGTTGGTGTTGCTTGTAGCGAATATCAAGACAACGCGATGCGCAATCTCACATGCAAGCGCATCCAGTGCGATGAAATATGGTCATTTTGCTACTGCAAACAAAAGAATGTAGCACCCGAAAATGAGGGTGTTCTAGGCTATGGCGACGTTTGGACGTGGACAGCGATTGACCCAGTTACAAAGCTGGTTCCCTCGTTTATGGTCGGAAGCCGTACAGTAGAATATGCGGAAGCGTTTATAAGTGATTTAGCCTCTCGTTTGGCTGGACGTGTGCAATTAACCACCGACGGATTAAAGGCTTATGTGGATGCGGTTGAAGGCGCTTTTGGGGCAGATATAGACTTTGCGCAACTGGTTAAAATCTATGGCTCGGAAGGCATAACAAAAACCGATGCTAGACGTTATAGCCCGTCAGAATTTACAGGCTCAGAAAAGCGCATAAAAATGGGCGATCCAGATGTTAAACACATTTGCACTAGTCATGTTGAACGTCAGAATTTAACAATGAGAATGTCTATGCGCCGCTTCACTCGTCTGACAAACGGTTTTAGTAAAAAGATTGAGAATCTTGAACACATGGTTGCGTTGCACTTCATGCACTACAACTTTGTAAGAATTCATAAATCGCTACGCACTACGCCTGCAATGGCTGCGGGGGTAAGTGAAAAGCTTTGGGAAATTTCAGATATCGCAGCGCTTGTTACTGACCCTATACCAATGAAGCGCGGAACATACAAAAAGAAAGGTTAAGAATGTGTCTGTGCCTTGTTGACACAATGGATGATTCACCTTACTGTAAGGGCATCCCTCCAGATTAGAAAGCTGCCGTTATGATTAGCTGCTTCCAAGTTGCAGATTACTTTCTTGCGCAGCAAGACACTGAATCTGGCGACACGATATCAAACCTTAAATTACAAAAACTTGTGTATTACGCGCAAGGGTTTCACCTCGCTATATTTGACGCCCCTTTGTTTAATGAGCCTATAGCAGCTTGGACACACGGGCCTGTTATCCCTGAGCTTTATCAAAAATTTAAGATTTATGGCTCTGGTGCCATTCCTTGTTCAGCCGATATTGATCTCACCAGATTTGATGAGGAAACAAAAGCTTTTTTGGATGAAATATATTCAGTATTCAATCAATACTCTGGCTGGACATTGCGCAACATGACCCACGAAGAGTTGCCATGGAAAGAGCGGGAAGCAGATGCCGGTGTTATTTCATTAGAATCCATGAAGTCGTATTTCAAGACACGAATCAACAGCTAAATAGTGAAGATCAAGCGCCCGGATCGTAAAAAAAGCGGTCATATTCCACCGCCAACAGAACCAATTAATTATGATCAGAAACCACCTATATTTTCACTTGAGAAGCTGGCTCTTGGTAAGTATTGCTTGTCCGGTTTAGATCAAGAGCATAAAGCTAAATTTGCGGATGCAGTATTTCGTCGAAAAAATTTGCCATGGATAGATATTAAAAATGCCGACAAACATGCACTTGGAACTGAGAAGATAGCAAGAAAAAGCATCAAGGCCCCAATGCCTAAATTCATAACAGAGGATGTTGACCATTTTATCGCTCTTCGCTTTCACGGAATGAAGCCAATGGTTGGGTATAGAACTAGAGATATTTTTTATGTTCTTTGGTTTGACAGCGACTTTACTTTATACAATCATTAAAATCCCGCTTCGGCGGGTTTTTTTTGGAATTTCAAACTGAGACACTACCGAGGATTGAATTTGTTTGACAGGGGCTAGTCTTTTAACATAAAATTCGCGCCCTTCGAAGTTTACTATTTTTTGTTTTAGGAAGCGCCATGAAAACATTTTCAGCTAAGCCCCATGAAGTCCAGCATGACTGGTATTTGGTAGATGCTGCCGACAAGATTTTAGGTCGTTTAGCTAGCCAAATTGCAGCCCGTCTACGGGGCAAACATAAGGCGATATATACACCGCACGTGGATACGGGCGACTTTATTGTCGTGGTTAATGCTGAAAAGCTGCGCGTTACCGGCAACAAGGCGAAAGACAAGGTCTATCACCGTCACACTGGCTATCCTGGCGGAATTTATACAACTAATTTTATCAAGTTGCAGGAACGTCATCCAGACCGCGTGCTGCAAAAAGCGGTCAAAGGTATGCTGCCAAAAGGCCCGTTAGGCTATGCCATGTTGCGCAAGCTTAAGATTTATGGTGGTGCTGAACATCCACATTTGGCGCAGCAACCTAAACCTATTGATCTATTGAAAGCTTAATCATGAACGTGACTTACAACTATGGCACCGGTCGCCGCAAGAGCGCAGTAGCTCGTGTATTCATTAAACCAGGCAAGGGCGATATCGTGGTAAATGATAAGCCACTCGATATATTTTTTTCGAGAGAAACTGGTCGCATGATAGTGCGTCAGCCGCTGGAACTGACCGACATGCTTAACAAATTCGATATTATGGTAAACGTGTGTGGAGGTGGTGAATCTGGCCAAGCTGGGGCGGTGCGTCATGGCATCACTCGTGCTCTGATAGATTTTGATGCGAGCTTGAAGCCAATGTTGAGCAAAGCTGGACTCGTTACCCGCGATGCGCGTGAAGTTGAGCGTAAAAAAGTTGGTTTGCGCAAGGCGCGCCGCCGCAAGCAATTCTCCAAGCGTTAAGCGTATTTGGAGTGTTTGGAAAAGCCGCCTTTGGGCGGTTTTTCATTTTCGTTGTACTATTTCGTCAATAAATAGTTGGCAAACAGTTGAGCGCTTCATAAACCGGAACAATGCCCTGACAGTTTGAGTGCGCGCGGAACAGGCTGTAATCTTTGACCCTGTATCTTCGTGATGGCGAAATTTCGATTGGTATGGCACTATCGACCGCCTTCACAGGAATAATAGCTGCTACGATGTATTTGCCATAGATAACGCAAAATAGGGGAAAGAAGTGATCAAAGTTGGCATCGTCGGAGGAACAGGTTATACGGGAGTCGAGCTGTTGCGGCTACTGGCACAACATCCGCAAGTGGAGTTGCGCGCCATTACCTCGCGCGCCGACCAAGGAATGCCAGTCAGCCAGCTGTTTCCCAGCTTGCGTGGCTATGTAGATTTATGTTTTACCCACCAAGATGAAGCACATCTGGATCAATGTGACTTGGTGTTCTTTGCTACACCCAATGGCATTGCCATGCATCATGCACGCGCATTGCTTGACGCAGGTGTACGGATAATAGATTTAGCGGCGGATTTTCGTATTCAAGACGTGGCGGTTTGGGAAAAATGGTATGGTATGAGACACGCCTGCCCTGATCTGGTTCCTGAAGCAATATATGGTCTGCCAGAGAGCAATCGCGAACAGATAAAACATGCACGGCTAGTGGCCAACCCGGGGTGCTATCCAACCGCTGTGCAGCTCGGCTTTCTTCCGTTATTGGAAGCGGGGATTGTGGATTGCAATAGCTTGATTGCCGACGCGAAATCAGGTGTGTCTGGCGCGGGGCGAAAGGCAGAGGTTAGCATCATGTTTTCCGAGGCAGCGGACAATTTCAAAGCTTATGGTGTATCTGGGCATCGCCATTTACCAGAAATTAGTCAAGGACTCGCGCGAGCGGCACAACAGGAAATTGGTCTGACCTTTGTGCCACATCTTACTCCGATGATACGCGGTATCCATGCCACATTATATGCGCGCATACAATGCGATGCCGACCTGCAAGCGCTATATGAACAGCGTTACGCCAATGAGACATTTGTGGATGTAATGCCAGCCGGTAGCCATCCGGAAACGCGTACGGTACGCGGTTCGAATTGCTGCCGTATCGCGGTACACCGGCCGCAACAAGGTAATACTGTGGTTGTATTGTCAATAATTGATAATCTGGTCAAAGGTGCGGCCGGTCAAGCGGTACAGAATATGAACATTATGTTCGGCTTACTTGAAACAACAGCGCTGACCAGCATCCCTTTGCTGCCTTAGAATGCATTAATTCAATTTGGGGTAAGTTGAAGTGGGTTATAAGTAATGGATTATAGCTGCACATCGCTTTCGGTATTCTTTGCATCATTTGACACCTCCGTTTTGAGTTTAACAAAACGTAATAGCCATTTGTTAAACTTATTTAATGGCAAAAAGCTCGCAAAATTCAGGATGCCATCTGAAAATCTCGTTTTTTTGAATCTCAGTTATTTCATTTTTGAAAAATACTATCGCTTCATAAAGTATACGGAAAACGTTAGAATTGCGGTCTTTGTAATACTC contains:
- the folC gene encoding bifunctional tetrahydrofolate synthase/dihydrofolate synthase, giving the protein MLDEHSALSDWLAYLETKHPKAIELGLERVAKVKQRLGLNPTFPVIVVGGTNGKGSVCAMLESMLHAAGYRVGCYTSPHLLDYNERVRIGQRQASDAVLCAAFERVEQARAVPPLQNMDASLQGNDELSEISLTYFEFGTLAAMQCFIDQAVEVAILEVGLGGRLDAVNVFDHDCAVVTSIDLDHMEYLGDTREHIAYEKAGIFRVGKVAVFGDMDVPITIRAQAQHVGAQLWCLGEQFSFTAGAQQWNYHGVSGTRSALPYPALRGAFQLHNASAALAALDALKNKLPVSMAAVRRGLVEVVLPGRFQVVPGRPMLILDVAHNPQAARSLARNLADLPPCHKTFAVFAMLKDKDMASVARALKGQVDVWLVAGIAASRGATAAELSRVLYAERVKSAVLTFVTVTDALQHACNEAVENDRIIAFGSFYTVAEVMRAQSALRFDLRGDT
- a CDS encoding SPOR domain-containing protein; the encoded protein is MAKQLMDDEVSLKRRARRRLIGAVALVIVIVVLLPMVLDSEPKLGGQDIELRIPDKDKVGEFMPKMGMPSAPVSVLAVSSPVAVPVSAVPSLPVIKEQVVAASQTIESKLAPVKSEVKSVGEIHIENRKITPHSGFVVQVGAFANADTAHQWQKKLNEQNIKVYTEKVGNKIRVRAGPYATREAADNIYKKLEAQGLKPTVSPAY
- a CDS encoding CvpA family protein translates to MTWFDYTVIIIAVWSVLLGWWRGFVYEVLSLLGWVAAYAVARWQAVNLAALMPAELGIDAIKVTVAFILLFVATLIVSGIVIWLLSKLIKFTGLGWIDGLFGSLFGMLRGMLLVLMLVLLAGLTDLPKKPFWREAKLSKPLESMALASLVWLPDSVARRVHFGLRK
- the purF gene encoding amidophosphoribosyltransferase; translated protein: MCGILGVVAQTSANQVLYDGLLVLQHRGQDAAGIATIEGNTFHLHKGNGLVRDVFRTRNMRALRGNAGIAHVRYPTAGSALDHNEAQPFYVNSPFGIVLGHNGNLTNTEQLQQELFLEDRRHVNTNSDSEVLLNVLAHELQANSTMRYRLDIKNIFDAVSGVHRRCRGAYAVVAMIAGYGLLAFRDVYGIRPLVLGSHQTENGTEYLIASESVALDTLGFKFLRDIAPGEAVFVDFDGNFHSQQCAENPTLNPCIFEYVYLARPDSVINGISVYETRLNMGENLADKITREWQQHDIDVVIPIPDSSRPSALQLANRLGISFREGFVKNRYIGRTFIMPGQAMRKKSVRQKLNAISVEFKGKNVLLVDDSIVRGTTSREIVQMARDAGARKVYFASAAPPVRFPNVYGIDMPSRKELIATGRSDEEICREIGADRLIYQDLDDLKAAVRKTNQDIQYFDASCFDGDYITGDVTSEYLDEIEAARENGKVNTDDDVSQLDLDLVANP
- a CDS encoding histone H1; this encodes MNQLAKRIVDEAVGDEPVTPPPPETNQTAADKRRLDGLKGGVARAEKLTAEQRSEIAKLAASVRWHKVD
- a CDS encoding HigA family addiction module antitoxin — translated: MNKAAEIFSPGEFLAAELEAREWSQIEFSEIIGRPTTLVSGIITGKKQITPDTAIQLGDALGTGPEVWMNLESQYQLFKVRDKAVNTISRKAKLYEKFPVREMIKRGWVEAADNIEILEQQFKKFFNISDLETSPVFSHSAKKTNAHDGITPKQLAWLYRAKMLASSQVTKKYDAIALSNSIPKLSALLAAPEETRHVSKILTECGVKYVIVEPFPGSKIDGACFWLDNGQPVIALSLRLDRIDIFWFVLRHEIEHVLQGHGKEVGYILDSDSEEQNLDVIVEEENIANLAGDDFCVPKKELENFYARVFPLFSEHKVKMFAQRLGIHMGIVVGQLQKRLDRHDYLRGKGYQVKIRNHATIGALTDGWGFVENN
- a CDS encoding type II toxin-antitoxin system RelE/ParE family toxin → MEIIFEEDSLKKLEEDLSYDAGFERSIVKSFRMLIQYIRAAQDERAFYNMKSLHYEKLKGTLDGLHSMRLNKKWRLILKLRKEGSSKWVVVISISDYH
- a CDS encoding IS1 family transposase; amino-acid sequence: MNALTIEKRTQIINLLVEGNSMRATSRIADCSINTVTKLLIDVGVACSEYQDNAMRNLTCKRIQCDEIWSFCYCKQKNVAPENEGVLGYGDVWTWTAIDPVTKLVPSFMVGSRTVEYAEAFISDLASRLAGRVQLTTDGLKAYVDAVEGAFGADIDFAQLVKIYGSEGITKTDARRYSPSEFTGSEKRIKMGDPDVKHICTSHVERQNLTMRMSMRRFTRLTNGFSKKIENLEHMVALHFMHYNFVRIHKSLRTTPAMAAGVSEKLWEISDIAALVTDPIPMKRGTYKKKG
- a CDS encoding Panacea domain-containing protein — translated: MISCFQVADYFLAQQDTESGDTISNLKLQKLVYYAQGFHLAIFDAPLFNEPIAAWTHGPVIPELYQKFKIYGSGAIPCSADIDLTRFDEETKAFLDEIYSVFNQYSGWTLRNMTHEELPWKEREADAGVISLESMKSYFKTRINS
- the rplM gene encoding 50S ribosomal protein L13, with the protein product MKTFSAKPHEVQHDWYLVDAADKILGRLASQIAARLRGKHKAIYTPHVDTGDFIVVVNAEKLRVTGNKAKDKVYHRHTGYPGGIYTTNFIKLQERHPDRVLQKAVKGMLPKGPLGYAMLRKLKIYGGAEHPHLAQQPKPIDLLKA
- the rpsI gene encoding 30S ribosomal protein S9, coding for MNVTYNYGTGRRKSAVARVFIKPGKGDIVVNDKPLDIFFSRETGRMIVRQPLELTDMLNKFDIMVNVCGGGESGQAGAVRHGITRALIDFDASLKPMLSKAGLVTRDAREVERKKVGLRKARRRKQFSKR
- the argC gene encoding N-acetyl-gamma-glutamyl-phosphate reductase — translated: MIKVGIVGGTGYTGVELLRLLAQHPQVELRAITSRADQGMPVSQLFPSLRGYVDLCFTHQDEAHLDQCDLVFFATPNGIAMHHARALLDAGVRIIDLAADFRIQDVAVWEKWYGMRHACPDLVPEAIYGLPESNREQIKHARLVANPGCYPTAVQLGFLPLLEAGIVDCNSLIADAKSGVSGAGRKAEVSIMFSEAADNFKAYGVSGHRHLPEISQGLARAAQQEIGLTFVPHLTPMIRGIHATLYARIQCDADLQALYEQRYANETFVDVMPAGSHPETRTVRGSNCCRIAVHRPQQGNTVVVLSIIDNLVKGAAGQAVQNMNIMFGLLETTALTSIPLLP